From the genome of Mycobacterium dioxanotrophicus, one region includes:
- a CDS encoding phenylacetate--CoA ligase family protein — protein MTTYPADTASIPQHRADGAATAGSRASKPRVRDVAGIRLAHNLDSFTRDEIDAAQQHNLRATLAAARQSINVWRRFPGLEAVETVDDLAALPLLSAADLAAGCPPHSADLLFDHSPGLVLRSSGTASRPKILYHSWDFTDRVQHLGARGVRAALATAPNRVANCLFPGDLNGAFLFVQDIARSLPALSFAMGEYTAPADAAAIIDAHGIDTLVASPAYGAELLSGHRLPLRNFLFIGESLGAERERVLRSAAPDLVVRSLAYSTSETGPVGYQCRHQSGAVHHLHEDANVLEVVDETGRPVRAGAPGELVVTPLTTSGMALFRYRLGDRGQLMTGRCACGSAARSVLLLGRMPSSMTVDTITFSSDHLVAALATLGVSSSTDCQLQVLWDGHKYRVRLLLSRAAPEGITTDAARTALHGAHEIHEVIVSPRCLDFEVQRADIDQFARSQRGKVPVLYQAGI, from the coding sequence ATGACCACGTACCCAGCCGATACGGCGTCGATTCCGCAACATCGGGCCGACGGCGCCGCGACGGCGGGCAGTCGCGCAAGCAAGCCGCGGGTCCGCGACGTGGCAGGTATCCGCCTGGCCCACAACCTCGACTCGTTCACGCGCGACGAGATCGACGCCGCACAACAGCACAATCTGCGTGCCACCCTGGCAGCCGCGCGCCAGTCCATCAACGTGTGGCGGCGTTTCCCCGGACTCGAGGCAGTCGAGACGGTCGATGACCTCGCGGCGCTGCCTCTCCTCTCCGCCGCCGACCTCGCCGCGGGTTGCCCACCGCATTCGGCCGACCTCCTCTTCGACCACAGCCCCGGGCTCGTGCTGCGATCGAGCGGAACGGCCAGCCGACCGAAAATTCTCTACCACTCATGGGATTTCACCGACCGGGTCCAGCATCTGGGCGCGCGCGGCGTGCGGGCTGCGTTGGCCACGGCGCCGAACCGGGTGGCGAACTGCCTGTTCCCCGGGGACCTCAACGGTGCGTTCCTGTTCGTCCAGGACATCGCGCGCTCGCTGCCGGCCCTGTCCTTCGCGATGGGCGAGTACACCGCGCCCGCCGACGCCGCAGCAATCATCGACGCCCATGGGATCGACACACTGGTGGCGTCGCCTGCGTACGGAGCGGAGCTGCTGTCCGGGCATCGGCTGCCGCTGCGGAACTTCCTGTTCATCGGTGAATCGCTGGGAGCCGAACGGGAGCGTGTCCTGCGCTCTGCCGCACCGGATCTCGTCGTGCGCTCGCTGGCTTATTCGACGTCGGAGACCGGCCCCGTGGGGTACCAGTGCCGCCACCAGTCGGGCGCGGTGCACCACCTGCACGAGGACGCGAACGTGTTGGAGGTCGTCGACGAGACCGGTCGGCCGGTGCGTGCCGGAGCACCCGGCGAGCTCGTCGTCACACCGTTGACGACGTCCGGGATGGCGCTCTTCCGTTATCGGCTCGGCGACAGGGGCCAGCTGATGACCGGCCGATGCGCATGCGGGAGCGCCGCCCGGTCGGTCCTGCTCCTCGGCCGCATGCCGTCCTCGATGACCGTCGACACCATCACGTTCTCCAGTGACCATCTCGTGGCGGCGCTCGCCACATTGGGTGTGTCGAGCTCCACCGATTGCCAACTTCAGGTGCTGTGGGATGGCCACAAATACCGGGTGCGGCTGCTGTTGTCGCGGGCCGCACCGGAAGGCATCACGACTGATGCGGCGCGGACGGCTCTGCACGGCGCCCACGAGATCCACGAGGTGATCGTGAGCCCCCGGTGCCTCGATTTCGAGGTGCAGCGCGCGGACATCGACCAGTTCGCACGCTCACAGCGCGGGAAGGTGCCGGTCCTCTACCAGGCCGGTATTTGA
- the pabB gene encoding aminodeoxychorismate synthase component I produces the protein MRVLLVDNYDSFTYNLYQLIGEVSGQPPTVVRNDTPWADLRFDEFDAAVISPGPGRPERDRDFGVSARVILDSGLPVLGVCLGHQGLCHLFGGQVVNAPEPMHGRISDVRHTGVGLFAGIPSPFEVVRYHSLAVASLPDELEELAWTEDGVVMGVRHRRLPLWGLQFHPESISSSYGHELLANFFALAADHSASAQRQAGELDEPRYDLHVRHLDVHPEALAAYSSLFSGGNHGFWLDSSSVIDGLSRFSFMGNGDGPLAEHVTYRVADREVAVRRADGSTERVHQQFFDYLDEQLRAREVPAPDGLPFEFNLGYVGYLGYELKAETGGAAAHESDTPDAALLFADRALVLDHATQSSYLLALSVSGDTADTEAWLATTAQALRTLPTAPTDPAPTRTLSGPAMTDPGIGMNVELRHDRAAYLKRIDECFDEINAGESYEICMTNMVTVHTQVDVLPTFAHLRRVSPVPFGALLDFGDVAVLSASPERFLSIDLHGAVEAKPIKGTRPRGADAAEDQALVQELRGNPKDRAENLMIVDLLRNDLNTVCSVGSVHVPKLFDVETYAAVHQLVSTIRGTLAPGRSAVDCVRAAFPGGSMTGAPKVRTMEIIDRLEQGPRGVYSGALGWFSLSGASDLSIVIRTLVVDSGRVSFGVGGAIVALSDPAGEFDETVVKSRAMMTALAATGRQEGPQ, from the coding sequence ATGCGCGTCCTCCTCGTCGACAACTACGACTCATTCACCTACAACCTCTACCAGCTGATCGGTGAGGTGAGCGGGCAGCCGCCGACCGTCGTCCGCAACGACACACCCTGGGCAGACCTCCGATTCGACGAATTCGATGCCGCCGTGATCTCGCCGGGCCCCGGCCGGCCCGAACGAGACCGAGACTTCGGTGTGAGCGCCCGCGTGATCCTCGACAGCGGTCTGCCTGTGCTCGGCGTCTGCCTCGGCCACCAAGGCCTCTGCCACCTCTTCGGCGGTCAGGTCGTCAACGCACCCGAACCGATGCACGGGCGCATCTCGGACGTTCGACACACGGGCGTCGGCCTCTTCGCGGGCATACCTTCGCCGTTCGAGGTGGTGCGCTACCACTCGCTGGCGGTCGCATCGCTTCCCGACGAGCTCGAGGAACTGGCGTGGACCGAGGACGGCGTCGTGATGGGTGTGCGCCACCGTCGGCTTCCCCTGTGGGGCTTGCAGTTTCATCCCGAGTCGATCAGCAGCAGCTACGGCCACGAATTGTTGGCCAATTTCTTCGCCCTCGCCGCGGACCACTCGGCGTCCGCGCAGAGACAGGCCGGCGAGCTGGACGAACCTCGCTACGACCTGCACGTGCGGCACCTCGATGTCCACCCCGAGGCGCTCGCGGCCTACAGCTCCTTGTTCTCCGGAGGCAACCACGGCTTCTGGCTCGACAGCAGCTCTGTGATCGACGGGTTGTCGCGCTTCTCGTTCATGGGCAACGGCGACGGTCCGCTCGCCGAGCATGTGACCTACCGCGTCGCCGACCGCGAGGTCGCCGTCCGGCGGGCAGACGGTTCCACCGAGCGGGTGCACCAACAGTTCTTCGATTACCTGGACGAGCAGCTGCGCGCCCGGGAGGTGCCTGCACCCGATGGCCTGCCCTTCGAGTTCAACCTCGGTTACGTCGGTTATCTGGGTTACGAACTGAAGGCCGAGACCGGGGGCGCCGCGGCGCACGAGTCCGATACTCCCGACGCCGCCCTGCTCTTCGCCGACCGGGCTCTGGTCCTGGACCATGCCACCCAGAGCAGTTATCTTCTGGCGCTGTCGGTTTCGGGTGACACCGCCGACACCGAGGCCTGGCTCGCGACGACGGCGCAGGCTCTGCGCACGCTTCCCACCGCTCCCACCGATCCGGCCCCGACGCGCACGCTGTCGGGCCCGGCCATGACCGATCCAGGCATCGGGATGAACGTCGAGCTCCGGCATGACCGGGCCGCATATCTCAAGCGGATCGACGAGTGCTTCGACGAGATCAACGCCGGTGAGTCCTACGAGATCTGCATGACCAACATGGTCACCGTCCACACGCAGGTCGACGTGCTGCCCACCTTCGCCCACCTCCGCCGCGTGAGCCCCGTCCCGTTCGGGGCCCTGCTCGACTTCGGCGACGTGGCCGTGCTCAGCGCGTCCCCCGAGCGGTTCCTCTCGATCGACCTACACGGCGCCGTCGAGGCGAAGCCGATCAAGGGCACCCGGCCCAGGGGCGCCGACGCCGCCGAGGACCAGGCCCTGGTGCAGGAGCTGCGTGGCAATCCGAAGGACCGCGCCGAGAACCTCATGATCGTGGACCTGCTTCGCAACGACCTCAACACGGTCTGCTCGGTGGGATCGGTCCACGTGCCCAAGCTGTTCGACGTCGAGACCTACGCGGCGGTACACCAGCTCGTCTCCACGATCCGCGGCACGCTCGCCCCAGGTCGGTCCGCAGTCGACTGCGTCCGTGCCGCGTTCCCCGGCGGGTCGATGACGGGCGCGCCCAAGGTCCGGACGATGGAGATCATCGACCGGCTCGAGCAGGGCCCCCGCGGTGTGTATTCCGGTGCACTCGGCTGGTTTTCGCTCTCGGGTGCAAGCGATCTGTCCATCGTGATCCGAACCCTCGTCGTCGACTCCGGGCGGGTGAGTTTCGGGGTCGGTGGCGCCATCGTCGCCCTCTCCGATCCGGCCGGGGAGTTCGACGAGACCGTCGTCAAGTCGAGGGCGATGATGACCGCCCTCGCCGCGACCGGCCGGCAGGAGGGCCCGCAATGA
- a CDS encoding anti-sigma-D factor RsdA: MPDFGRWTSNGGDPSLNEINRTDRFIESLSLGRQVYATDPAEAELAQLLAGWRDEARRPTSGVVTTRDAIAALDRGTKGRRPRLPLALVGSVAAAVLCLGGFGAAVYGAGPGDALYGMRTTLFGERPTRDVKVELASAELAQVQQLIDQGQWQAAQEKLSTVTTTVATVNDTQSKQQLVDQLQQLSVKVENRDPNATVPPNAPPIVLPEVPATQSSPSSATSGSDTSSSTSTPSTSAPSTSAPTSTSPSPSESTSPSDTPGSPSSSPASGSPAPSASTETSPSAAPSSPNASTSTAAPSSPGPRAEVTPSSEVSTVPSSVVPSPTHTQTTTMPTVSVPPAAEPTVTVPARGGSTGGGDGAGQHGEDAPQQQQGAGTPPGRAAVPQLPVTTVIEIPGLPGLGLGGGGQR, encoded by the coding sequence ATGCCTGACTTCGGCCGCTGGACGTCCAATGGTGGCGATCCCTCACTCAACGAGATCAACCGCACCGACCGGTTCATCGAGTCGCTCTCGCTGGGCCGCCAGGTGTACGCAACCGACCCGGCCGAGGCCGAACTGGCCCAGTTGCTCGCGGGGTGGCGCGACGAGGCGCGGCGTCCCACTTCCGGTGTGGTGACGACGCGTGACGCGATCGCTGCCCTCGACCGTGGGACCAAGGGCAGGCGGCCACGGCTGCCCCTGGCGTTGGTGGGCTCGGTGGCGGCCGCGGTGCTGTGCCTGGGTGGGTTCGGCGCGGCCGTCTACGGCGCCGGGCCCGGGGACGCCCTGTACGGCATGCGCACCACGCTGTTCGGCGAACGGCCCACCCGTGACGTCAAGGTGGAGCTGGCCTCCGCGGAACTCGCGCAGGTCCAGCAGCTCATCGACCAGGGGCAGTGGCAGGCGGCGCAGGAGAAGCTGAGCACGGTCACCACCACGGTGGCGACCGTCAACGACACCCAGAGCAAGCAGCAGCTGGTCGATCAGCTGCAGCAGTTGTCGGTCAAGGTCGAGAACCGCGACCCGAACGCGACGGTGCCGCCGAACGCGCCGCCGATCGTGCTGCCGGAGGTGCCTGCGACGCAGAGCAGCCCGTCGAGCGCCACGAGCGGGTCCGACACCTCGTCCTCGACGAGTACGCCGTCGACCTCGGCTCCGTCGACCTCGGCGCCGACGAGCACCAGCCCGTCGCCGTCGGAGAGCACGTCGCCGTCCGACACACCAGGCTCGCCGTCGTCGTCCCCGGCATCGGGGTCGCCCGCTCCCTCGGCGTCGACCGAGACCTCGCCGTCAGCCGCGCCGTCGTCGCCGAACGCGTCGACCAGTACCGCGGCGCCGTCGTCGCCCGGTCCGCGCGCGGAGGTGACGCCGTCCTCGGAGGTGTCCACGGTGCCGTCGTCTGTGGTGCCGTCACCGACACACACCCAGACCACGACCATGCCGACCGTCAGTGTTCCCCCGGCGGCCGAGCCGACGGTGACCGTCCCGGCACGTGGCGGGTCGACCGGTGGTGGTGACGGGGCCGGGCAGCACGGTGAAGACGCGCCGCAGCAGCAACAGGGTGCCGGCACGCCACCAGGGCGCGCGGCGGTACCTCAGCTGCCGGTGACGACGGTCATCGAGATTCCGGGATTACCCGGGCTGGGACTGGGCGGCGGCGGTCAGCGGTAG
- a CDS encoding chorismate mutase family protein, with protein sequence MRDMAGLAVARQEADQDTLETLRADLDRIDAEFLRALGARVAVCRNIAQYKREHGVPMMQPHRIGVVQQRAARFAEANGLDQAFMKQLYDLIIGETCRIEDLIIGAGIDGSAA encoded by the coding sequence ATGAGAGACATGGCAGGCCTGGCAGTGGCCAGGCAGGAAGCCGATCAAGACACTCTTGAGACGTTGCGCGCCGACCTCGATCGGATCGACGCGGAGTTCCTCAGGGCACTCGGCGCGCGTGTCGCGGTGTGCCGCAACATCGCCCAGTACAAGCGCGAGCACGGCGTGCCGATGATGCAACCACACCGCATCGGCGTGGTGCAGCAGCGGGCCGCGCGCTTCGCCGAGGCCAACGGTCTGGATCAGGCATTCATGAAGCAGCTCTACGACCTGATCATCGGGGAGACCTGCCGTATCGAGGATCTGATCATCGGCGCGGGCATCGACGGGAGCGCTGCCTGA
- a CDS encoding DUF5319 domain-containing protein: MRDHLPPGLPPDPFADDPSDPSAALDAIEPGQPLDPQERTAVEADLADLAVYEALLAHKGIRGLVVSCDECQQDHYHDWDMLRANLLQLLVDGTVRPHEPAYDPEPDAYVTWDYCRGYADASLNEATSETDGYR, from the coding sequence GTGCGTGACCACCTACCACCTGGTTTGCCACCCGATCCCTTCGCCGACGACCCGTCTGACCCGTCGGCAGCACTTGATGCCATCGAGCCGGGCCAGCCTCTGGACCCGCAGGAGCGCACCGCCGTCGAGGCCGACCTCGCAGACCTGGCGGTGTACGAGGCATTGCTGGCGCACAAAGGTATCCGCGGCCTCGTGGTGTCGTGCGACGAATGCCAGCAGGACCACTACCACGACTGGGACATGCTGCGCGCCAACCTGCTGCAGCTGCTCGTCGACGGCACCGTCCGCCCGCATGAGCCGGCCTATGATCCCGAGCCCGACGCCTACGTGACCTGGGACTACTGCCGCGGATACGCCGACGCCTCGCTCAACGAAGCCACGTCGGAAACCGACGGCTACCGCTGA
- the guaB gene encoding IMP dehydrogenase, with amino-acid sequence MSIAESSVPIAVPVPTGGDDPTKIAMLGLTFDDVLLLPAASDVVPAAADTSSQVTRKIRLKVPLVSSAMDTVTESRMAIAMARAGGMGVLHRNLPVAEQAGQVETVKRSEAGMVTDPVTCSPDNTLAEVDAMCARFRISGLPVVDSDGALVGIITNRDMRFEVDQNKPVSEVMTKAPLITAREGVSAEAALGLLRRHKIEKLPIVDGHGKLTGLITVKDFVKTEQFPLATKDSDGRLLVGAAVGVGDDAWTRAMTLVEAGVDVLIVDTAHAHNRGVLDMVYRLKTAVGDRVEVVGGNVATRAAAAALAEAGADAVKVGVGPGSICTTRVVAGVGAPQITAILEAVAACKPFGIPVIADGGLQYSGDIAKALAAGASTAMLGSLLAGTAESPGDLIFVNGKQFKSYRGMGSLGAMQGRGAAKSYSKDRYFQDDVLSEDKLVPEGIEGRVPFRGPLSTVIHQLTGGLRAAMGYTGSATIEQLQQAQFVQITAAGLKESHPHDITMTVEAPNYYTR; translated from the coding sequence ATGTCGATCGCTGAAAGCAGCGTTCCCATTGCCGTACCGGTGCCGACCGGCGGCGACGATCCCACCAAGATCGCCATGCTCGGCCTGACGTTCGATGACGTGCTGCTGCTGCCGGCCGCCTCGGACGTGGTGCCCGCTGCTGCGGACACCTCCAGTCAGGTGACCCGCAAGATCCGGCTCAAGGTGCCGTTGGTCAGCTCGGCCATGGACACGGTCACCGAGTCGCGGATGGCCATCGCGATGGCCCGCGCCGGCGGCATGGGCGTCCTGCACCGCAACCTGCCCGTCGCCGAGCAGGCCGGGCAGGTGGAGACCGTGAAGCGGTCCGAGGCCGGCATGGTGACCGACCCCGTCACCTGCTCGCCGGACAACACCCTCGCCGAGGTCGACGCGATGTGCGCGCGGTTCCGGATCTCGGGTTTGCCGGTGGTCGACTCCGACGGCGCCCTCGTCGGCATCATCACCAACCGCGACATGCGGTTCGAGGTCGACCAGAACAAGCCGGTCTCCGAGGTGATGACCAAGGCGCCGCTGATCACCGCCCGCGAGGGGGTCTCCGCGGAGGCCGCCCTCGGGCTGCTGCGCAGGCACAAGATCGAGAAGCTGCCCATCGTCGACGGGCACGGCAAGCTCACCGGGCTGATCACGGTCAAGGACTTCGTCAAGACCGAGCAGTTCCCGCTGGCCACCAAGGACAGCGACGGCCGGCTGCTGGTCGGCGCGGCCGTCGGGGTCGGCGACGACGCCTGGACCCGGGCCATGACGCTCGTCGAGGCCGGTGTGGATGTGCTGATCGTCGACACCGCCCACGCGCACAACCGGGGTGTGCTGGACATGGTGTACCGGCTCAAGACCGCGGTCGGAGACCGCGTCGAGGTGGTCGGCGGCAACGTCGCCACCCGGGCCGCCGCGGCCGCTCTGGCGGAGGCCGGCGCCGACGCGGTGAAGGTCGGTGTCGGACCGGGCTCGATCTGCACCACCCGGGTGGTGGCCGGGGTGGGCGCCCCGCAGATCACCGCGATCCTGGAGGCCGTCGCGGCATGCAAGCCGTTCGGAATTCCCGTGATCGCCGACGGTGGCCTGCAGTACTCCGGTGACATCGCCAAGGCCCTGGCCGCCGGTGCGTCGACGGCCATGCTGGGCTCGCTGCTGGCCGGCACCGCCGAGTCCCCGGGCGACTTGATCTTCGTCAACGGCAAGCAGTTCAAGAGCTACCGCGGCATGGGCTCGCTGGGAGCCATGCAGGGCCGGGGTGCGGCCAAGAGCTACTCCAAGGACCGCTACTTCCAGGACGACGTGCTCTCCGAGGACAAGCTGGTGCCCGAGGGCATCGAGGGCCGGGTACCGTTCCGCGGGCCGCTCTCGACCGTCATCCATCAACTCACCGGCGGTCTGCGGGCGGCCATGGGCTACACCGGGTCGGCGACCATCGAGCAACTGCAGCAGGCACAGTTCGTGCAGATCACTGCCGCGGGGCTCAAGGAAAGCCACCCGCACGACATCACCATGACCGTCGAAGCACCGAACTACTACACCCGCTGA
- a CDS encoding prephenate dehydrogenase/arogenate dehydrogenase family protein has product MSGAPAIGRIVVAGGSGAVGSLFAERLHHSGNDVIIVDHTVPAPTQNVARFVRGDISDPGAEVADVVRTADVVLLAVPEPVALVAIGRLVGALRPDALIVDTLSVKSTVVPALHAVTTIAGQAEALSLNPMFAPALGFAGHPVASVVVRDGRRGRALADLMEHWGARVVNVTADEHDRLAAAAQALTHAAVIGFGAALAELDVDITDLDWIAPPPHTALLSLLARIASGAPEVYWDVQAANPYAPAARRALARGVSQLADVVESDDAHAFGDLLDRLCGVLGPLRGVYRERSARALRAITTDLTKETVT; this is encoded by the coding sequence ATGAGCGGCGCACCGGCCATCGGGCGCATCGTCGTCGCCGGCGGCTCGGGAGCAGTGGGATCGCTCTTCGCCGAGCGTCTCCACCACTCGGGCAACGACGTGATCATCGTCGACCACACCGTCCCGGCACCTACCCAAAATGTCGCTCGCTTCGTGCGAGGCGACATCAGCGATCCGGGCGCGGAGGTGGCCGACGTCGTCCGAACCGCCGATGTTGTCCTGCTGGCGGTTCCCGAACCGGTGGCATTGGTCGCCATCGGTCGGCTGGTCGGAGCGCTGCGGCCGGACGCCCTCATCGTCGACACCCTGTCGGTGAAGTCCACGGTGGTCCCTGCCCTGCACGCCGTCACCACGATCGCCGGACAGGCGGAGGCGCTGAGCCTCAATCCGATGTTCGCCCCGGCCCTTGGCTTCGCCGGCCATCCGGTGGCCTCGGTGGTCGTCCGTGACGGCCGGCGTGGGCGCGCGCTGGCCGACCTGATGGAGCACTGGGGCGCCCGTGTCGTGAACGTGACCGCCGACGAACATGACCGGTTGGCGGCCGCCGCCCAGGCCCTCACCCACGCCGCCGTGATCGGATTCGGCGCTGCCCTGGCCGAATTGGATGTCGACATCACCGATCTCGACTGGATCGCACCACCGCCGCACACCGCGCTGCTGTCACTGCTGGCGCGCATCGCCTCGGGTGCACCGGAGGTGTATTGGGACGTCCAGGCGGCCAACCCCTACGCCCCGGCGGCGCGCCGTGCGCTGGCGCGCGGGGTGTCGCAGTTGGCGGATGTCGTCGAGAGCGACGACGCGCACGCGTTCGGCGATCTGCTCGATCGTCTCTGCGGGGTGCTCGGCCCCCTGCGGGGTGTCTACCGCGAGCGCAGCGCCAGAGCGCTGCGCGCCATCACCACCGACCTCACGAAGGAGACAGTCACATGA
- a CDS encoding GMC oxidoreductase, translating into MKPDYDVLVIGSGFGGSVSALRLTEKGYRVGVLEAGRRFSDADFAKTSWDLRKFLWAPQLGMYGIQRIHLLRNVMILAGAGVGGGSLNYANTLYVPPAPFFNDPQWKDITDWRAELMPHYEQAQRMLGVVKNPTFTDADRIVKEVADDMGCGDTFVSTPVGVFFGLDGEKTPGKTVPDPFFGGAGPARTGCLECGECMTGCRHGAKNTLVKNYLGLAESAGARVHPMTTVTGFEQRGDGLWEVTTVKTGSKLRRDRKTFTATHLILAAGTYNTQKLLFKMRDTGKLRKLSDRLGVLTRTNSESIVGAQTLTVSPDLDLTHGVAITSSVHPTADTHVEPVRYGKGSNAMGLLQTLMTDGTGPGGTDVPRWRQFLDQSRERPALLIRLLNPARWSERTVIALVMQHLDNSITTFTKRGPGGRRVLTSKQGHGEPNPTWIPVGNEFTRRMAEKVGGIAGGTWGELFNIPLTAHFLGGAAIGVDAEHGVIDPYQRVYNYPTLHVADGAAISANLGVNPSLSITAQAERAASLWPNKGQEDTRPAQGEPYQRLDPIAPAHPVVPAEAPGALRRLPIEPVNTGG; encoded by the coding sequence ATGAAGCCTGACTACGACGTCTTGGTCATCGGTTCTGGGTTCGGCGGCAGCGTCAGTGCGCTGCGGCTGACCGAAAAGGGTTACCGCGTCGGTGTACTGGAGGCCGGCAGGCGGTTCAGCGACGCCGACTTTGCCAAGACCTCGTGGGACCTGCGTAAGTTCCTGTGGGCGCCGCAACTCGGCATGTACGGCATCCAGCGCATCCACCTGCTGCGCAACGTGATGATCCTGGCCGGCGCCGGGGTGGGCGGCGGATCGCTCAACTACGCCAACACGCTCTACGTGCCGCCTGCGCCGTTCTTCAACGACCCGCAGTGGAAGGACATCACCGACTGGCGTGCCGAGCTCATGCCGCACTACGAGCAGGCGCAGCGCATGCTCGGCGTGGTGAAGAACCCGACCTTCACCGACGCCGACCGCATCGTCAAAGAGGTCGCCGACGACATGGGCTGCGGGGACACCTTCGTCTCCACACCGGTCGGGGTGTTCTTCGGCCTCGACGGCGAGAAGACCCCGGGCAAGACAGTGCCCGATCCATTCTTCGGCGGTGCCGGGCCGGCCCGCACCGGCTGCCTGGAATGCGGCGAATGTATGACGGGCTGTCGCCACGGCGCCAAGAACACGTTGGTCAAGAACTACCTCGGCCTCGCGGAATCGGCTGGCGCGCGGGTGCATCCGATGACGACGGTCACCGGGTTCGAGCAGCGCGGTGACGGTCTGTGGGAGGTCACCACGGTCAAGACGGGCAGCAAGCTGCGCCGGGACCGCAAGACCTTCACCGCCACCCACCTGATTCTGGCGGCGGGCACGTACAACACGCAGAAGCTGCTGTTCAAGATGCGCGACACCGGCAAGCTACGCAAGCTGTCCGATCGCCTCGGCGTGTTGACCCGCACCAACTCCGAATCGATCGTCGGGGCCCAAACCCTCACGGTGTCACCGGACCTGGACCTCACCCACGGCGTGGCCATCACGTCGTCGGTGCACCCCACGGCCGACACCCATGTCGAACCCGTGCGCTACGGCAAGGGCTCCAACGCGATGGGCCTGTTGCAGACGCTGATGACCGATGGCACGGGCCCCGGCGGCACCGACGTGCCGCGCTGGCGGCAGTTCCTCGACCAGAGCCGTGAGCGTCCGGCGTTGCTCATCCGGCTGCTGAACCCGGCACGCTGGAGTGAGCGGACGGTCATCGCCCTGGTGATGCAGCATCTGGACAACTCGATCACCACCTTCACCAAGCGCGGCCCGGGCGGCCGTCGGGTGTTGACGTCCAAACAAGGCCACGGCGAACCGAACCCGACGTGGATCCCGGTGGGCAACGAGTTCACCCGGCGGATGGCGGAGAAGGTCGGCGGCATCGCGGGCGGCACCTGGGGCGAGCTGTTCAACATTCCGTTGACGGCGCACTTCCTCGGCGGCGCGGCGATCGGTGTGGACGCCGAACACGGTGTGATCGATCCGTATCAGCGGGTGTACAACTACCCGACGCTCCACGTCGCCGACGGTGCCGCCATCTCAGCGAATCTCGGTGTGAATCCGTCGCTTTCGATCACCGCGCAGGCCGAGCGGGCGGCGTCGCTGTGGCCCAACAAGGGGCAGGAAGACACCCGGCCGGCCCAGGGTGAGCCTTACCAGCGACTCGATCCGATCGCACCGGCGCATCCCGTGGTGCCCGCCGAGGCCCCGGGTGCATTGCGGCGGTTGCCGATCGAGCCGGTCAACACGGGCGGGTAG
- a CDS encoding GuaB3 family IMP dehydrogenase-related protein: MVEIGMGRTARRTYELDDINIVPSRRTRSSKDVSTAWQLDAYRFEIPVVAHPTDALVSVEFAIELGRLGGLGVLNGEGLIGRHADVEEKIAQVIEAAAKEPEPSAAIRLLQQLHAAPLDPELLGQSVARIREAGVTTAVRVSPQNAQALTPALVAAGIDLLVIQGTIISAERVAQDGEPLNLKKFISELDVPVVAGGVLDHRTALHLMRTGAAGVIVGYGSTRGVTTSDEVLGISVPMATAIADAAAARREYLDETGGRYVHVLADGDIHTSGDLAKAIACGADAVVLGTPLSSAAEALGGGWFWPSAAAHPSLPRGALLQIAMGERPSLDTVLNGPSDDPFGSLNLVGGLRRAMAKAGYCDLKEFQKVGLTVGS; encoded by the coding sequence ATGGTCGAAATCGGCATGGGCAGAACCGCCCGCCGAACCTATGAACTCGACGACATCAACATCGTGCCGTCCCGGCGCACCCGGTCGTCGAAAGACGTGTCGACGGCCTGGCAGCTCGACGCCTACCGGTTCGAGATCCCCGTGGTGGCCCACCCCACCGATGCGCTGGTGTCGGTGGAGTTCGCCATCGAGCTCGGGCGCCTGGGCGGGCTCGGAGTGCTCAACGGTGAGGGCCTGATCGGCAGGCACGCCGACGTCGAGGAGAAGATCGCCCAGGTCATCGAGGCGGCTGCGAAAGAGCCCGAGCCCTCGGCAGCCATCCGGCTGCTGCAGCAGCTGCACGCCGCACCGCTGGACCCGGAGCTGCTGGGTCAGTCGGTGGCCCGCATCCGGGAAGCCGGGGTGACGACGGCGGTGCGGGTCAGCCCGCAGAACGCCCAGGCGCTGACGCCGGCCCTGGTGGCAGCCGGTATCGATCTGCTGGTCATCCAGGGCACCATCATCTCCGCCGAGCGGGTCGCTCAGGACGGCGAGCCGCTCAACCTCAAGAAGTTCATCTCCGAGCTCGACGTGCCGGTGGTGGCCGGCGGCGTGCTGGACCACCGCACCGCCCTGCACCTGATGCGTACCGGCGCGGCAGGCGTCATCGTCGGCTACGGCTCGACGCGCGGCGTCACCACGAGCGACGAGGTGCTCGGTATCAGCGTGCCGATGGCTACGGCGATCGCCGATGCCGCCGCCGCCCGCCGCGAATACCTCGACGAGACCGGTGGCCGTTACGTGCACGTGCTGGCCGACGGTGACATCCACACCTCGGGCGACCTGGCCAAGGCGATCGCCTGCGGCGCCGACGCCGTGGTGCTGGGCACTCCGCTGTCCTCGGCGGCCGAAGCGCTCGGCGGAGGCTGGTTCTGGCCGTCCGCAGCTGCGCACCCGTCGCTGCCGCGCGGCGCCCTGCTTCAGATCGCGATGGGGGAGCGGCCGTCGCTGGACACCGTGCTCAACGGGCCGTCCGACGATCCGTTCGGCTCCTTGAACCTCGTCGGCGGTCTGCGCCGGGCCATGGCCAAGGCCGGGTACTGCGACCTCAAGGAGTTCCAGAAGGTCGGCTTGACCGTCGGGTCCTGA